One window of the Pseudochaenichthys georgianus chromosome 21, fPseGeo1.2, whole genome shotgun sequence genome contains the following:
- the LOC117466904 gene encoding activin receptor type-1C isoform X2, whose protein sequence is MVRPGKQSVEAALIFLSVAQLTAGLRCVCQLCTNHTCETAAGGACWNSVMLIEGKEETLKSCLSPSEMKGQVFCYSSRNVSKRNCCFTDFCNNETLHLQPERPLEEPGWSWLQLAAVILVPSCLMCVGVLLGVVVVQGHCWAHKQDLEEPLDDQMLVSSDKCLKDLIYDMSTSGSGSGLPLLVQRTIARTIVLQETIGKGRFGEVWRGKWRGEDVAVKIFSSRDERSWFREAEIYQTIMLRHENILGFIAADNKDNGSWTQLWLVSEYHEHGSLYDYLNRYTVSLEGMIVLALSIASGLAHLHMEIIGTQGKPAISHRDLKSKNVLVKNNGTAVIADLGLAVKHDSSTNSIDIPSNHRVGTKRYMAPEILDESFHMNSFESFKRADIYSLGLVFWELARRCSVRGLHEDFQLPYYDLVPSDPAIEDMRKVVCDQKLRPNVPNQWQSCEALRVMGKLMRECWYANPAARLTALRVKKTVSQLSFSKDVKD, encoded by the exons ATGGTTCGTCCCGGGAAGCAGAGCGTTGAAGCGGCGTTGATCTTCCTGTCTGTCGCCCAGCTCACCGCAG GTCTGAGGTGTGTGTGCCAGCTTTGCACCAACCACACCTGTGAGACGGCCGCAGGCGGCGCCTGCTGGAACTCTGTGATGCTGATCGAGGGGAAGGAGgagacgttgaagtcgtgcctGTCTCCCTCGGAGATGAAGGGTCAGGTCTTCTGCTACAGCTCTCGAAATGTCTCCAAAAGGAACTGCTGCTTCACTGACTTCTGCAACAATGAGACTCTGCACCTGCAGCCAG agaggCCTTTGGAGGAGCCGGGCTGGAGCTGGCTGCAGCTGGCTGCGGTGATCCTGGTGCCCTCCTGCCTGATGTGTGTGGGGGTCCTGCTGGGTGTGGTGGTGGTCCAGGGCCACTGCTGGGCCCACAAGCAAGACCTGGAGGAACCTCTGGATGACCAGATGTTGGTGTCATCAGACAAATGTCTCAAAGACCTCATCTACGACATGAGCACATCGGGCTCTGGATCAG GCCTGCCCCTGCTGGTCCAGCGGACTATAGCTCGGACCATTGTCCTGCAGGAGACCATTGGGAAGGGTCGATTTGGGGAGGTGTGGCGGGGAAAGTGGCGAGGAGAGGATGTGGCGGTGAAGATTTTCTCCTCTAGAGACGAGAGGTCCTGGTTTCGTGAAGCAGAGATTTATCAGACCATCATGCTCAGGCATGAGAACATCTTAGGCTTCATTGCTGCGGACAACAAAG ATAACGGCTCGTGGACTCAGCTCTGGTTGGTGTCAGAGTACCATGAGCATGGCTCCCTGTATGACTACCTGAACAGGTACACGGTCTCTTTGGAAGGCATGATCGTCCTTGCTCTGTCCATAGCCAGTGGGCTGGCACATCTCCACATGGAAATCATCGGAACACAAG GGAAACCTGCGATTTCCCACAGAGACCTGAAGTCGAAAAATGTCCTTGTAAAGAATAACGGCACTGCAGTCATCGCAGACTTGGGTTTGGCTGTGAAACACGACTCAAGCACCAACTCCATCGACATACCGTCCAACCACAGAGTGGGAACCAAGAG GTACATGGCCCCAGAAATCTTGGATGAGTCATTCCATATGAACAGCTTTGAGTCATTCAAGAGGGCGGATATCTACTCTCTGGGCCTGGTGTTCTGGGAACTGGCTCGGAGATGCTCTGTTAGAG gaCTGCATGAAGATTTCCAGCTGCCTTATTATGACCTGGTGCCTTCTGATCCAGCCATCGAGGACATGAGGAAGGTGGTGTGTGATCAGAAACTCAGACCCAACGTTCCTAACCAGTGGCAGAGCTGCGAG GCTCTGCGTGTGATGGGAAAACTGATGAGAGAGTGCTGGTACGCCAACCCTGCTGCTCGACTCACCGCTCTGCGGGTCAAGAAAACTGTTTCTCAGCTGTCCTTCAGCAAGGACGTCAAAGATTAA
- the LOC117466904 gene encoding activin receptor type-1C isoform X1 has product MVRPGKQSVEAALIFLSVAQLTAGLRCVCQLCTNHTCETAAGGACWNSVMLIEGKEETLKSCLSPSEMKGQVFCYSSRNVSKRNCCFTDFCNNETLHLQPERPLEEPGWSWLQLAAVILVPSCLMCVGVLLGVVVVQGHCWAHKQDLEEPLDDQMLVSSDKCLKDLIYDMSTSGSGSGLPLLVQRTIARTIVLQETIGKGRFGEVWRGKWRGEDVAVKIFSSRDERSWFREAEIYQTIMLRHENILGFIAADNKDNGSWTQLWLVSEYHEHGSLYDYLNRYTVSLEGMIVLALSIASGLAHLHMEIIGTQGKPAISHRDLKSKNVLVKNNGTAVIADLGLAVKHDSSTNSIDIPSNHRVGTKRYMAPEILDESFHMNSFESFKRADIYSLGLVFWELARRCSVRGTLNGPCLFAHRMLFKGGYILMFFSTMYISPVFTRQIRTGMINQMSFFFFTGLHEDFQLPYYDLVPSDPAIEDMRKVVCDQKLRPNVPNQWQSCEALRVMGKLMRECWYANPAARLTALRVKKTVSQLSFSKDVKD; this is encoded by the exons ATGGTTCGTCCCGGGAAGCAGAGCGTTGAAGCGGCGTTGATCTTCCTGTCTGTCGCCCAGCTCACCGCAG GTCTGAGGTGTGTGTGCCAGCTTTGCACCAACCACACCTGTGAGACGGCCGCAGGCGGCGCCTGCTGGAACTCTGTGATGCTGATCGAGGGGAAGGAGgagacgttgaagtcgtgcctGTCTCCCTCGGAGATGAAGGGTCAGGTCTTCTGCTACAGCTCTCGAAATGTCTCCAAAAGGAACTGCTGCTTCACTGACTTCTGCAACAATGAGACTCTGCACCTGCAGCCAG agaggCCTTTGGAGGAGCCGGGCTGGAGCTGGCTGCAGCTGGCTGCGGTGATCCTGGTGCCCTCCTGCCTGATGTGTGTGGGGGTCCTGCTGGGTGTGGTGGTGGTCCAGGGCCACTGCTGGGCCCACAAGCAAGACCTGGAGGAACCTCTGGATGACCAGATGTTGGTGTCATCAGACAAATGTCTCAAAGACCTCATCTACGACATGAGCACATCGGGCTCTGGATCAG GCCTGCCCCTGCTGGTCCAGCGGACTATAGCTCGGACCATTGTCCTGCAGGAGACCATTGGGAAGGGTCGATTTGGGGAGGTGTGGCGGGGAAAGTGGCGAGGAGAGGATGTGGCGGTGAAGATTTTCTCCTCTAGAGACGAGAGGTCCTGGTTTCGTGAAGCAGAGATTTATCAGACCATCATGCTCAGGCATGAGAACATCTTAGGCTTCATTGCTGCGGACAACAAAG ATAACGGCTCGTGGACTCAGCTCTGGTTGGTGTCAGAGTACCATGAGCATGGCTCCCTGTATGACTACCTGAACAGGTACACGGTCTCTTTGGAAGGCATGATCGTCCTTGCTCTGTCCATAGCCAGTGGGCTGGCACATCTCCACATGGAAATCATCGGAACACAAG GGAAACCTGCGATTTCCCACAGAGACCTGAAGTCGAAAAATGTCCTTGTAAAGAATAACGGCACTGCAGTCATCGCAGACTTGGGTTTGGCTGTGAAACACGACTCAAGCACCAACTCCATCGACATACCGTCCAACCACAGAGTGGGAACCAAGAG GTACATGGCCCCAGAAATCTTGGATGAGTCATTCCATATGAACAGCTTTGAGTCATTCAAGAGGGCGGATATCTACTCTCTGGGCCTGGTGTTCTGGGAACTGGCTCGGAGATGCTCTGTTAGAGGTACTTTAAATGGACCATGTTTATTTGCCCATCGCATGCTATTTAAGGGTGGTTATATCCTCATGTTTTTTAGTACGATGTACATCAGTCCTGTCTTCACAAGGCAGATAAGGACCGGCATGATAAATCAaatgtcctttttttttttcacaggaCTGCATGAAGATTTCCAGCTGCCTTATTATGACCTGGTGCCTTCTGATCCAGCCATCGAGGACATGAGGAAGGTGGTGTGTGATCAGAAACTCAGACCCAACGTTCCTAACCAGTGGCAGAGCTGCGAG GCTCTGCGTGTGATGGGAAAACTGATGAGAGAGTGCTGGTACGCCAACCCTGCTGCTCGACTCACCGCTCTGCGGGTCAAGAAAACTGTTTCTCAGCTGTCCTTCAGCAAGGACGTCAAAGATTAA
- the cytip gene encoding cytohesin-interacting protein, protein MQSTMNFNGLQRQRENYILDNTRKKCSLWSGRSLRENNDRQRNNTGSLSRVSKTKLTHSNSLVDYSDPQRTTIELEKQDNETFGFEIQTYGLQLKDSSAVEMCTFVLKVQEDSAAESAGLTAGDIIVTINGVSIEGSSHQHILDLIKESTNSLKMETVCGNVVKQIELEKRVNLLKQSLREKLVELQAVTLQETRLMRGNLNNGSLHLSMDSSGSLSTQRRRFSSDSSYRSVMTEDSDQASVFGDLCSPSPCSAASTTDDSCFFSRDFPAQNGSRRFSTSSNHHHQSLGRSSSSSLAGSSSSSSISPSWEETRISSLFGTLPRKSRRTSVHKHILKLIPGLQRSVEEEEIGTNS, encoded by the exons ATGCAGTCCACCATGAATTTCAATGGACTTCAACGACAGAGAGAGAATTACATTCTGGATAATACTAGGAAGAAATGCTCCCTGTGGTCCGGACGCTCCCTGAGGGAAAACAATGATCGACAACGGAACAACACAGGCTCCCTGTCCAGAGTCAGCAAG ACAAAACTAACCCACTCCAACTCCTTGGTTGATTACTCTGACCCACAAAG GACCACGATCGAACTTGAAAAACAAGACAATGAAACATTTGGTTTTGAAATTCAG ACCTATGGCCTGCAGCTGAAGGACAGCTCTGCAGTGGAGATGTGCAcgtttgtgctcaaagtgcaggAGGACAGCGCTGCTGAGAGTGCTGGCCTGACCGCAG GAGATATTATCGTCACCATCAATGGGGTCAGCATTGAAGGATCATCTCATCAACACATACTTGATCTGATCAAAGAATCAACCAACAGTCTAAA GATGGAGACAGTGTGTGGAAATGTAGTGAAGCAGATAGAGCTGGAGAAGAGGGTGAACCTGCTGAAG CAATCACTACGTGAGAAATTGGTGGAGCTACAAGCCGTTACATTACAGGAAACACGTCTGATGCGAG GGAACTTGAACAACGGCAGCCTCCACCTCTCGATGGACTCATCCGGGAGTCTGAGCACTCAACGGCGGCGTTTTTCAAGTGACAGTAGCTACCGAAGCGTGATGACAGAAGACAGTGACCAGGCCAGTGTGTTTGGGGATCTGTGCTCTCCAAGCCCCTGCAGTGCAGCCAGCACCACAGACGACAGCTGCTTCTTCTCCAGAGACTTCCCCGCACAGAACGGCTCCCGCAGGTTTTCAACAAGCTCCAACCATCATCACCAATCCCTGGGACGCTCCAGCAGCTCCAGCTTggccggcagcagcagcagcagctccatcTCTCCTTCCTGGGAGGAAACAAGGATCTCCTCCTTGTTTGGTACCCTGCCGCGTAAAAGCAGGAGAACCAGTGTTCATAAACACATCCTGAAGTTAATTCCTGGACTCCAGCGATCagtggaagaggaggagattggAACAAACTCTTAG
- the LOC117466674 gene encoding ermin-like, producing the protein MDMETSTIPPKPPRLAVDEDTLASQVLEIIGGITREALQTLEEPEEKDVWLMEEGDDSVFYSDEDQVHQDITTCAFGANVCKPLVNSVADVEEEPGEEYITDKESSELKEELNQHVILDEQELRQEGQTVTTQPMDQSDPQTESDLTSEKSESACGESSKCTIAEMQTAQNTSAEKVNLPVEKEGVTPNPEPSAVTNKRGYGRRNGEADVPQQMSNADLQVSGDRPLQVEPEEERNFLIPGGFHQKLSPGYSTLPLPKKSCSSDGDQKSFSHLTSPKYGTVSYRKIRRGNTRQKIEEFEYMMMNL; encoded by the exons ATGGATATGGAGACAAGCACAATTCCTCCAAAGCCCCCCAGGCTGGCAGTAGATGAAGACACACTTGCATCCCAGGTACTAGAGATCATCGGTGGGATCACTCGTGAAGccctgcagaccctggaggAACCCGAGGAAAAAGACGTGTGGTTAATGGAGGAGGGAGATGACTCTGTGTTCTACAGTGACGAGGACCAAGTTCATCAGGATATTACAACTTGTGCTTTTGGTGCCAACGTGTGCAAGCCTCTTGTCAACAGTGTGGCAGATGTTGAGGAAGAGCCAGGGGAAGAATACATTACTGACAAAGAAAGTTCAGAGTTGAAGGAGGAATTGAATCAGCACGTCATCTTGGATGAACAAGAGTTACGCCAAGAAGGCCAAACAGTAACAACTCAACCTATGGATCAGTCAGATCCACAAACAGAGTCTGATCTAACCTCAGAGAAGTCAGAAAGCGCCTGTGGAGAATCTTCTAAGTGCACTATTGCAGAGATGCAAACAGCTCAAAACACATCAGCTGAAAAAG TGAATCTACCAGTTGAGAAAGAAGGAGTAACACCAAACCCTGAGCCCTCTGCTGTCACTAATAAGCGGGGCTATGGCAGGCGGAATGGGGAGGCAGACGTCCCACAGCAGATGTCTAATGCTGATCTCCAGGTATCAGGTGACAGGCCGCTTCAGGTGGAGCCAGAGGAGGAGCGCAACTTCCTCATCCCTGGGGGGTTTCATCAAAAGCTCAGTCCAGGCTACTCCACTCTGCCTCTGCCGAAGAAATCGTGCAGCAGCGACGGCGACCAGAAATCCTTCAGCCACCTCACTTCCCCCAAATACGGCACCGTGTCCTACCGCAAGATCCGCAGAGGAAACACCCGCCAGAAGATAGAGGAGTTTGAGTATATGATGATGAATTTGTAA